A window from Pseudomonas sp. Tri1 encodes these proteins:
- a CDS encoding SDR family oxidoreductase, which yields MTDFKPTPNEIADKVVLVTGAASGIGRAIAELFHARGARVIAEDINPQVNALEQPGLVPFVADITADGSAEAAVALAVQRFGRLDVLVNNAGRILYKPFVEMTREDWNWQMETNVTGAFLHSREAMKAMMKQQSGAIVNIASYASYFAFPGIAAYTASKGALAQLTRTQALEAIEHGIRVNAIGVGDVVTHLLDHFMEDGQGFLAEHGKSAPIGRAASPSEIAEIVAFLASERASFMVGSVVMADGGMSVAVGG from the coding sequence ATGACTGACTTCAAACCGACCCCCAACGAAATCGCCGACAAAGTGGTATTGGTTACCGGTGCGGCCAGCGGCATCGGTCGGGCGATCGCCGAGTTGTTCCATGCCCGCGGTGCCAGGGTCATTGCCGAGGACATCAATCCTCAAGTTAATGCGTTGGAGCAGCCGGGCCTGGTGCCGTTCGTGGCCGACATCACTGCGGACGGCAGCGCCGAGGCCGCCGTCGCGCTGGCGGTGCAGCGCTTTGGTCGGCTCGATGTGCTGGTGAACAATGCCGGGCGAATCCTCTACAAACCCTTCGTGGAAATGACCCGTGAAGATTGGAACTGGCAGATGGAGACCAACGTGACCGGCGCTTTCCTGCATTCACGTGAAGCCATGAAGGCGATGATGAAACAGCAGTCCGGCGCCATCGTGAACATCGCATCCTACGCGTCCTACTTTGCCTTTCCAGGCATAGCGGCATACACCGCTTCAAAGGGCGCCCTGGCCCAGTTGACCCGTACCCAGGCCTTGGAAGCCATTGAGCACGGGATCAGGGTCAATGCGATCGGCGTTGGTGATGTGGTCACTCATCTGCTCGATCACTTCATGGAGGATGGCCAGGGTTTCCTGGCCGAGCACGGCAAGTCCGCGCCCATTGGCCGGGCGGCGTCACCTTCGGAGATTGCCGAGATCGTCGCGTTCCTGGCTTCGGAGCGAGCCAGTTTCATGGTCGGCTCGGTGGTCATGGCCGATGGTGGGATGAGTGTTGCGGTAGGTGGTTGA
- a CDS encoding energy transducer TonB: MTAMIMHSPSLHLRALTRHGVWRNSLAAGLAVALHAVVAVLLILGWTAEKPVAQAPRVLHTQLVMLPPAPVPEAPAPAPVAAVIAQPSEAVPVPLQTSSPTPAKPVVDPRVQAQKLEQATLARKRVEDQKREQQAQQQREHQESERRQHEAEQQAAEQQRQTQQAQVLAQQHRAEQARLAAADSRSYQPLSKQAPDYPQRALDKGLEGDCTVEYSVTPDGRVDSPRVLDGCHPLFIRPSLAAAQTFRYQPRIVEGKAVTVPAVRNTFHYRIK, from the coding sequence ATGACGGCGATGATCATGCACAGTCCTTCCCTGCACCTTCGCGCGTTGACGCGCCATGGCGTTTGGCGAAACAGCCTCGCGGCAGGGCTCGCGGTGGCACTGCACGCGGTGGTGGCTGTGTTGCTGATCCTGGGCTGGACCGCAGAGAAACCCGTTGCCCAGGCGCCTCGGGTGCTGCATACGCAACTGGTGATGTTGCCCCCGGCGCCAGTGCCAGAAGCACCGGCACCAGCCCCCGTGGCCGCTGTTATTGCGCAACCGTCCGAAGCGGTGCCGGTGCCGTTGCAAACGTCGAGTCCCACTCCGGCCAAGCCGGTCGTGGACCCGCGTGTCCAGGCGCAGAAACTGGAACAGGCGACCCTGGCCCGCAAACGGGTCGAGGATCAAAAGCGCGAGCAACAGGCCCAACAGCAACGTGAACACCAGGAGAGTGAACGGCGCCAGCACGAAGCCGAGCAACAGGCCGCTGAACAACAGCGCCAGACCCAGCAGGCGCAAGTGCTCGCTCAACAACACCGTGCCGAACAGGCGCGCTTGGCCGCAGCCGACAGTCGCAGCTATCAACCCCTGAGCAAACAAGCCCCGGACTATCCGCAACGGGCCCTGGACAAGGGGCTGGAAGGCGACTGCACCGTGGAATACAGCGTGACGCCAGACGGTCGGGTTGACAGTCCCAGGGTGCTCGACGGTTGCCACCCGCTGTTCATCCGCCCGTCCCTGGCGGCTGCACAGACCTTCCGCTACCAACCGCGAATCGTCGAAGGCAAGGCCGTGACAGTGCCGGCGGTGCGCAACACCTTCCACTACCGGATCAAATAA
- the tolR gene encoding protein TolR, which produces MLVKPQRKHGPKAEMNVVPYIDVMLVLLVIFMVTAPMLTQGVKIDLPKVASEALANDSRQQILTLSVKAEGGYYWNLGGELDTHHQTDSAVDLDQMRAKVAQVVAERSDTQVYIRADEHADYGRVVAAMAALQQGGVSNLGLVTEAPR; this is translated from the coding sequence ATGTTAGTCAAGCCGCAACGCAAGCACGGGCCCAAGGCCGAAATGAACGTGGTGCCCTACATCGATGTGATGTTGGTGCTGCTGGTGATCTTCATGGTCACCGCACCGATGCTGACCCAGGGTGTGAAGATCGACCTGCCCAAGGTCGCCAGCGAGGCCCTGGCCAATGACAGCCGCCAGCAGATCCTGACCCTGTCGGTGAAGGCCGAAGGAGGCTATTACTGGAACCTTGGTGGAGAACTGGACACCCATCACCAGACCGACAGCGCTGTGGACCTGGACCAGATGCGCGCCAAAGTGGCGCAGGTCGTCGCTGAGCGCAGCGACACCCAGGTGTATATCCGTGCCGACGAGCATGCCGATTACGGCCGGGTCGTCGCGGCCATGGCGGCCTTGCAGCAGGGCGGGGTGAGCAACCTGGGGCTGGTGACCGAGGCGCCCCGATGA